AAAGTCAGCAAGGGGGAGAACACGTTTCTGTTCTCGGTCGGAAGGGGACGGGTCCGAGCGGCGTTGCGTGAGGTCTCCTCGGAGGTCGCCGTCACGGACCTCGATCCGACGATCCCTGACCTTTTGGTCGGCAACGACGATTCGCTGCCCGCTTCGTTCGTCGTCTCGAACCCGACGGACCAAAAGGTGAAAGGCCTCGTTTGGGCCGTGGTCGACGGATCGGAGGGTCGTCAGTCGGTCTTCGAAATCGGGCCGATGACCGTCCGTAAGGCCGTGGTCTACCTTCCGGAGAAATCCTTCGAAGAGCCCGGAACCCATGACCTGCGCGTCGTGTTCCGATCGGAGGGCAAGGACGTTCAGGGCCCGGCGTTCAAGGTGGAGGTCAAACCCGCCCACACGCTGTATAAGCGGACGTTCGTCAGCCGCATCGACGGGTCGGTCCAGTACTACGCGGTGCAGCCGGCATCGACGGACGATGCCAAAGGTCTGGTTCTCAGTCTTCACGGTGCCGGAGTCGAAGCGAGCGGACAGGCCGGGGCCTACGGCCCGAAGACGTGGTGCGACATCGTCTGCCCGACCAACGGTCGTCCGTTCGGGTTCGACTGGGAGGACTGGGGCCGCACGAACGCCCTCGAAACGCTCGAGGACGCCCGTGCCCACTTGAACCCCGATGCGGACAGGGTCTACCTGACCGGCCACTCGATGGGGGGACACGGTACGTGGTCGATCGGTCTTCTCGAATCTGACCGCTTTGCCGCCATCGCTCCCTGCGCCGGTTGGTGCTCGTTCTGGTCGTACGCCGGCGCGGCGGACTGGAAGGAGCCGGATCCGGTCGAGACGTTGCTGCGCCGTGCGGCGAACGCGAGCGATACTTTGAAATTCATCGACAACGCCGAAGGTTTGGGCGTCTACGTCCTCCACGGTGCGGCCGACGACACCGTCTCCGTCGAGGAAGCGCGGTCGATGCGTAAGGCCCTGGAACCCGTGAAGTGCGCGGTCGATTGGCACGAAGAGCCGGGCCAAGGACACTGGTACGACACCGATCCGGAGCCAGGCGCCAATTGCGAGGACTACCGGCCGCTGTTCGACTTCTTTTCCCGGTTCCGCGTGCCGCAAGCACTCGAGAGAAGGACGGTCAAGTTCGTCGCCATGGGGCCCGAGGTCGGAGCAAGGAAGGGGTTCGTCCGCGTTCTGTCCCAAGAAAAGAGCCTGGCGCCAAGCCGGGTCGAAGCCCAGGTCTGGCCGGACGGATCGCGCATCAGCGCGAAGACCGACAACGTGCACGCGATCGCTTTTGAGGCCAAAGGGATGGCGGACGCACCCGAAGTGGAGTTGGACGGACAGAAACTGAGCGGCCGCCGCTTCGTCAAGAAGTCCGGTCAGTGGGCCGAAGGCGTCCAGGACGGGCCGTGTAAAGACGTGTCGCGTCCTGGTGGGTTCAAGAGCGCCTACGATCACGGGTTCCGGCTCGTCTACCTGACAGGCGGCAAACCCGTCGAAACAGCCGCGGCGCGGGACAAAGCGAGGTTCGATGCGGAGACGTGGTGGTACCGCGGGAACGGTTCGACGCCCGTGTTCGGCGACGACGGGCTGCCGGCCACGCTGCCAGCGGGCAACTATGTCTTTTATGGAGGCTTCAACGCGCTCGGCACGCGACGGGCGCTCTTCGAGACCAAGGGATTCGAGGTCCGTCCGGACTCGGTGCGGATCGGCGGCAAGGAGTTCAAAGGCGATTTGGGCCTACTGCTCGTCCGGCCGAACCCTGCTGGAGGGTCCGTGGCCCTGGTCGGCGGCTCCAGTCTTCGCGGGTTCAGGACGATGGAACGCCTGAGCACGTTCCTGGCCGGCGTCCATTACGCCGACTTCTTCTTGGCTTCGCCCGAAATGTTGACGAAGGGTAGCAAGGGCGTCCTGGCGACGGGCTGGTTCGGTCCTGACTGGAGCTTGGGCGACGATTGGGCGTCCCGCTGACCGTCACACGTTCTTCGCGTAGTAGAACAGTCGGCGGTTGCTGAAGCCTGCGGGCAGGGTCTTGAGAAGGACGGCGTGCTCGTCGCGGGCGAGCTGACAGTCGGGACACGATGCGAGGTGGTCCTCGACGGCGGCAGCCTCTTCGTCGTCGAGTTCGCCCGAGACGTACAAGTAGAGGAGGTCTTTGACCTCTTCGCAGTCCATCGAAGGTCGCTGTTGAGATCCGGTGGGCTCGCTCATTCTCTTCGTCGCCGTGTCCGTCCTTGTGAGACGGCCGACCGGCACAGGGTTCGTTCGCGATTCCGGTGCCACGTGTGACACTCGACGCCGATTCCTGGCAAAAGTCAGGACGACCGTCCCGTCCGCTAATCCGCCGCCCCGTCAAATTTGCCTGACTTTGGGGAAGTGTCGTTGGGCCGGTCACAAACTTAAAGTGCGTTGGCAATACTCCTGTGCACGGGCCAGGGGGCAAGTACTTTGGCCGGTGGTTGTGGGGCAACCGAATGACGCGATTAGAGGAGCTTTCAGGGCCGTCCCTTTGGGCGGTCCAGTTCGCCAACGGGGACAGGAGGGAAGAGGAGCGGCTGGCCGTCCATGTCCGCGAATTCCTTCGGCGACGATTCCTGTCACTGGGCTTGGCCGCCCAAGACGCCGAGGACCTTCTTCAGGATTGTGTCGCGCTCGTGTTCGATACGATCGACGAGTTCGACGTCCACCGCGGCAACCTCGACGCGTGGCTCAGCGGTTATGCGAAGAACGTCGTCAGGTCGTGGTGGCGCGGGTCGTACTCCCGGAAGCGCCGCGAGACCGTGCTTTGCGACGGTATCGAAACCCCGGACTCTTCAGAGCCGATCTTGGCGGGATCGCCGGCTCTAGAGACCGCACTGTCGGACCTGAGTCTCATCGACCAGGAACTGCTTCACATGCGTTTTGCGTTCGGCTACTCCTTTGACGAGATCGCCCGAATGTCGGACCTGACGCCGATCAACGCGCGAAAAAGGGTGTCCCGCGCAGTGGAAACGCTTCGTCGGAACCCTGGCCTGCGGGAAGAACTGGGATTCGTCGCATAACGTCCTTCGCACCGTCCGACGCGCGGGCGTCGACCTTCATGGTCGGCGCCCGTTTTGTCGTTCCGGCCCATGCCGGCCGTGTCATCCGACCTGGAACAGACGATTTTCAGACTTTTTCCTGCACGGCGTCACGTTTCCCTTCCGAGCTGCCAATTAGAAGGTACAGAAGCGCTCCAGACGGAGTCAGCGGATTGCGCGAACCGGTGAGGACGACCAAAAGCCGGATGCGCGACAGACACTTGGCCGACAGGGTTTTGTACCTCTCCACCTGTCGGCCGTTTTCTTTTTAGGAGCCAGGTTTTTGGAACCGTTTGGAGCGGATGTAGGCGTGGCTCGCCGTCAGCATGACGATCCCGAACCCGATGAAGACGACGACTTTAACGTTGACCTCGAGGAAGGCCAAGTCGTAGAAAAAGACCTTGACCAACGTCGAACCGAAGACGGTCAAGCCCCAGTACCGCAGAAGCCGTTCCCCTCTCCAGAAGCCGAACGCGATCAGAGCGGCTCCATAGGCGATCCAAGCGAGCGACAAGGACGCGTCGAACTTTACGGCGAAGGGGGGCGCCGTCAAGGCCAGCATCAAAAGGCCCGCCCATAACGCCCATTCCACCGGGACGAGGAGGTTGAAGACGGTCTTAGGCTCGACTTTGGCCGACCACAAGGCTCTGCCGACCAAAAGGGCGGTCGCGAACAATGCGGCGAGGGACGCCATGTCGGCCGTCCTGCCGACGGAATGGGTCGCCGGAACGATGAGGCCGATCTCTGGGATCTTCATCGGCGGGTACAGCGCGAGCCCGAACCCCAAGAACGCCGCTGCCGTCCACGCCACTTCTGCGTACCGCTTGACGATAGACCAGACGCTGAGGGCACAGGCGAACACGGACGCGCTGAGCAGCACGGCTAGCACGTTCTGCACTCCGACGCCCGGCGCGGTCATGAGAAGGTAGCCCGCGCGACAGGCCAGCAGGCCGAACGGGACAGCGGCGAGAGCGGCGACAGTCCCTGCCCGGTCTGCGAGAGCCCGGGCGATGGCGGAAGCGGTACAAACGGTCGCGAACATGAGGGCGCACGCCGCTACAAGGTCTCCTGTCCGGCTCCAGGCAGCCGCACCGGAAACCGAGGAATCTAAGAGAACGACGTAAGGTGCGACGGCGATACCCGCGTAGGCTGCCGACGTCCAAGCCAAATCGTTCCAGCCGGTCTTGACGGCGATGACGGCGACAAGGGCCGAGTAGACGGCCATCGAACAGACAAGGGCCGGCATGGGTTCGGAGCCAAGGGCCGTCAAGCCGACCTGGGCGGCCCAACAAAACGGCACGATCCCGCCAAGACCGGCCAAAACGACGAAGGCCGATGTCCCTTCCGCGCGGATTTTGGCGCGACC
This genomic window from Armatimonadota bacterium contains:
- a CDS encoding prolyl oligopeptidase family serine peptidase produces the protein MLATFALALTTFQAGPAVLTDYLVYGPFSSGGRTPCPTDPVAQTIVDGKWKRPEAGTETAGRPWQTAKAKEDGWLEGRALQGGYAFATYRSDASKTMVLDAAGHSMVYVNGVPRGGDVYGFGFVQLPIKVSKGENTFLFSVGRGRVRAALREVSSEVAVTDLDPTIPDLLVGNDDSLPASFVVSNPTDQKVKGLVWAVVDGSEGRQSVFEIGPMTVRKAVVYLPEKSFEEPGTHDLRVVFRSEGKDVQGPAFKVEVKPAHTLYKRTFVSRIDGSVQYYAVQPASTDDAKGLVLSLHGAGVEASGQAGAYGPKTWCDIVCPTNGRPFGFDWEDWGRTNALETLEDARAHLNPDADRVYLTGHSMGGHGTWSIGLLESDRFAAIAPCAGWCSFWSYAGAADWKEPDPVETLLRRAANASDTLKFIDNAEGLGVYVLHGAADDTVSVEEARSMRKALEPVKCAVDWHEEPGQGHWYDTDPEPGANCEDYRPLFDFFSRFRVPQALERRTVKFVAMGPEVGARKGFVRVLSQEKSLAPSRVEAQVWPDGSRISAKTDNVHAIAFEAKGMADAPEVELDGQKLSGRRFVKKSGQWAEGVQDGPCKDVSRPGGFKSAYDHGFRLVYLTGGKPVETAAARDKARFDAETWWYRGNGSTPVFGDDGLPATLPAGNYVFYGGFNALGTRRALFETKGFEVRPDSVRIGGKEFKGDLGLLLVRPNPAGGSVALVGGSSLRGFRTMERLSTFLAGVHYADFFLASPEMLTKGSKGVLATGWFGPDWSLGDDWASR
- a CDS encoding zf-HC2 domain-containing protein encodes the protein MSEPTGSQQRPSMDCEEVKDLLYLYVSGELDDEEAAAVEDHLASCPDCQLARDEHAVLLKTLPAGFSNRRLFYYAKNV
- a CDS encoding RNA polymerase sigma factor, translating into MTRLEELSGPSLWAVQFANGDRREEERLAVHVREFLRRRFLSLGLAAQDAEDLLQDCVALVFDTIDEFDVHRGNLDAWLSGYAKNVVRSWWRGSYSRKRRETVLCDGIETPDSSEPILAGSPALETALSDLSLIDQELLHMRFAFGYSFDEIARMSDLTPINARKRVSRAVETLRRNPGLREELGFVA